From one Bombus affinis isolate iyBomAffi1 chromosome 9, iyBomAffi1.2, whole genome shotgun sequence genomic stretch:
- the LOC126920064 gene encoding histone deacetylase complex subunit SAP130-A-like isoform X1, whose amino-acid sequence MKRKNFKNVICVRLNKLVMILLRYVFIKIIFRDIDMNTTLSSVESGGDKHLPETTVQSIAQNLTTMQSIQNVQSVVQSNIQNIQSTQTIVGSVGGTSTSLIGKSMSMDTNSKLPVMKPVVPCGTTSTSETNKITTTICSVGSTVRIISPGMLSTVERQNQPQAQQLLQQTQQVTNMPATYHVPRGPAAVANISAPRSTVATPIVRANTGQAIPTTRSGINTAISSSQWQPKTTSVVYAQPQRHPIPPVSRISRPPSTVYASQQPRLITPSGQGRSVQATMVTGVSGTPSRLIAPVLQANNSITRLPVTQSRPAAPQISNISQTTQPSRPSAQTIQPNQSNRPLSTTGIVNRIAVSAPVIGATNRVTASASVSVQPTVGRQLSINTVATPSTGTVSRIVIPSQQVSAKVQQQQQQQQQQPQSQTQTIPRVVQTVTSLSSLNTVSRVIATTASTSNTTRISQPTSTTVARITGMSLHPLPLASARVTSAPAKTVQAQSIGQTVQIKPNQQSGFRVSSASNANNNSNSTPSQSTQGQYLHPPHTATYYSFEPAGTYTQYRQTPVRLLVEPGYDEPHAKTNASPRPSILRKRDHDNSPIKGAAKNLVPVLASLPPVTTSSPPCSPRGDQDGGGCQSSGSTTVSATSSPGLDEEPEQSRITINPTVEMSPRKKPRKQQLTGVELTESRCTEEEMQFITEERMKKEFKEETKEKLSEKRQTPNTQCDVIKSPTQQPTVPIRTRPTPSLLGPSWKNRCGSRLHHYRRPSEVRPREERRPTVAEIAQQKHVLQKLNGWKVYHLTAQMEDIADLEKQVHEKLKTTLTMLESQQNVRNRQDDGLERVNELIKGNMQRSSLISEGMTEARTQLIAIFQHKGPITDILQRCGNKRAQKKRDK is encoded by the exons ATGAAACGGAAGAATTTTAAGAATGTTATATGTGTACGTTTAAATAAATTGGTAATGATCTTACTGCGTTATGTTTTTATAAAG ataatTTTTAGAGATATAGATATGAACACAACATTAAGTTCAGTCGAGAGTGGCGGTGATAAACATCTACCAGAGACAACAGTACAAAGCATAGCGCAGAATTTAACTACTATGCAAAGTATACAAAATGTGCAAAGTGTTGTTCAAAGTAACATACAAAATATTCAGTCAACACAGACTATAGTGGGATCAGTTGGTGGTACATCTACTAGTCTTATAGGAAAATCAATGTCAATGGATACAAACTCAAAATTACCTGTAATGAAACCTGTAGTTCCCTGCGGTACCACTTCAACTTCAGAAACAAACAAGATAACAACGACG ATCTGCTCAGTGGGCTCTACAGTAAGGATAATTTCTCCAGGTATGTTAAGTACAGTGGAACGTCAAAATCAACCACAGGCTCAGCAACTATTACAACAGACACAACAAGTTACAAATATGCCAGCAACTTATCATGTACCACGAGGACCAGCTGCAGTTGCCAATATTTCTGCCCCAAGATCGACAGTGGCTACCCCGATTGTTAGAGCAAATACAGGACAAGCTATACCTACCACAAGATCAGG AATAAATACAGCTATTTCAAGTTCTCAGTGGCAACCTAAAACAACATCAGTGGTATATGCGCAACCACAAAGGCATCCCATACCTCCTGTTAGCCGAATTTCAAGACCACCATCAACAGTGTATGCCAGTCAACAGCCTCGTTTAATTACACCTTCAGGCCAAGGAAGATCTGTACAAGCCACAATGGTCACTGGAGTTTCTGGTACTCCGTCCAGATTAATAGCACCAGTTCTTCAAGCGAACAATAGTATTACAAGATTGCCGGTTACACAAAGCAGACCAGCTGCTCctcaaatatcaaatatatcaCAAACTACACAACCTAGCAGACCTTCAGCTCAAACTATTCAA CCTAATCAGTCAAATAGACCTCTAAGTACCACAGGTATTGTAAATCGTATAGCTGTATCAGCACCTGTAATTGGAGCTACAAATAGAGTAACTGCTTCAGCTTCAGTGTCTGTTCAGCCAACAGTTGGAAGGCAATTATCAATTAATACTGTTGCTACTCCATCAACTGGAACTGTTAGTAGAATTGTAATTCCTTCTCAACAAGTAAGTGCAAAG gtgcaacaacagcagcagcaacagcaacagcagccACAATCACAGACACAAACAATACCACGTGTTGTTCAAACAGTAACCTCTTTGTCAAGCCTTAACACAGTATCACGCGTAATTGCTACAACAGCAAGTACATCAAATACAACAAGAATATCACAGCCTACATCGACTACTGTTGCTAGAATTACTGGAATGTCTTTGCATCCTTTACCTTTAGCATCAGCAAGAGTTACATCAGCACCTGCTAAAACAGTACAGGCACAAAGCATTGGACAAACTGTGCAAATCAAACCCAATCAACAATCTGGCTTTCGGGTTTCTTCCGCCAGTAATGCAAATAATAACTCAAATTCAACGCCTTCTCAATCGACTCAAGGGCAATATTTGCATCCGCCACATACTGCAACCTACTATTCTTTTGAACCCGCAG GAACATATACCCAATACCGCCAAACTCCAGTAAGGTTACTCGTCGAACCTGGGTACGATGAACCTCACGCTAAAACAAATGCATCTCCAAGACCAAGTATACTTCGAAAGAGAGATCATGACAATTCACCTATCAAAG GTGCGGCTAAGAATTTAGTTCCTGTACTGGCATCTTTACCTCCTGTTACAACATCCAGCCCACCGTGTTCGCCGAGAGGAGATCAAGATGGTGGAGGTTGTCAAAGTTCAGGATCTACTACAGTTTCAGCAACGTCATCGCCTGGACTTGATGAGGAACCTGAACAATCCAGGATTACCATAAATCCAACAGTAGAAATGTCTCCCAGAAAAAAGCCTCGAAAACAACAACTTACCGGAGTAGAATTAACGGAATCAAGGTGTACTGAAGAAGAAATGCAGTTTATTACAGAAGAAAGGATGAAAAAAGAGtttaaagaagaaacgaaagaaaaattatcAGAAAAGAGACAAACTCCAAACACGCAATGTGATGTTATCAAATCTCCTACACAACAACCAACAGTTCCAATACGAACACGGCCTACACCTAGTTTATTAG GGCCTTCATGGAAAAATAGATGCGGCAGTAGACTTCATCATTATAGAAGACCAAGCGAGGTTAGACCTCGTGAAGAAAGACGACCTACTGTTGCAGAAATAGCCCAACAGAAACATGTATTACAGAAATTAAATGGTTGGAAAGTATATCATCTTACAGCACAAATGGAAGATATTGCTGATcttgagaaacaa GTACATGAAAAACTGAAAACAACGTTAACCATGCTTGAATCACAGCAAAATGTCAGGAATAGACAAGATGATGGTCTTGAACGTGTAAATGAATTAATTAAAGGAAATATGCAACGTAGTAGCTTAATTAGCGAAGGAATGACCGAAGCACGCACGCAGCTTATTGCTATATTTCAACATAAAGGACCTATTACAGATATCTTACAACGGTGTGGCAATAAACGGGCTCAAAAAAAACGAGATAAATGA
- the LOC126920064 gene encoding histone deacetylase complex subunit SAP130-A-like isoform X3, whose product MNTTLSSVESGGDKHLPETTVQSIAQNLTTMQSIQNVQSVVQSNIQNIQSTQTIVGSVGGTSTSLIGKSMSMDTNSKLPVMKPVVPCGTTSTSETNKITTTICSVGSTVRIISPGMLSTVERQNQPQAQQLLQQTQQVTNMPATYHVPRGPAAVANISAPRSTVATPIVRANTGQAIPTTRSGINTAISSSQWQPKTTSVVYAQPQRHPIPPVSRISRPPSTVYASQQPRLITPSGQGRSVQATMVTGVSGTPSRLIAPVLQANNSITRLPVTQSRPAAPQISNISQTTQPSRPSAQTIQPNQSNRPLSTTGIVNRIAVSAPVIGATNRVTASASVSVQPTVGRQLSINTVATPSTGTVSRIVIPSQQVSAKVQQQQQQQQQQPQSQTQTIPRVVQTVTSLSSLNTVSRVIATTASTSNTTRISQPTSTTVARITGMSLHPLPLASARVTSAPAKTVQAQSIGQTVQIKPNQQSGFRVSSASNANNNSNSTPSQSTQGQYLHPPHTATYYSFEPAGTYTQYRQTPVRLLVEPGYDEPHAKTNASPRPSILRKRDHDNSPIKGAAKNLVPVLASLPPVTTSSPPCSPRGDQDGGGCQSSGSTTVSATSSPGLDEEPEQSRITINPTVEMSPRKKPRKQQLTGVELTESRCTEEEMQFITEERMKKEFKEETKEKLSEKRQTPNTQCDVIKSPTQQPTVPIRTRPTPSLLGPSWKNRCGSRLHHYRRPSEVRPREERRPTVAEIAQQKHVLQKLNGWKVYHLTAQMEDIADLEKQVHEKLKTTLTMLESQQNVRNRQDDGLERVNELIKGNMQRSSLISEGMTEARTQLIAIFQHKGPITDILQRCGNKRAQKKRDK is encoded by the exons ATGAACACAACATTAAGTTCAGTCGAGAGTGGCGGTGATAAACATCTACCAGAGACAACAGTACAAAGCATAGCGCAGAATTTAACTACTATGCAAAGTATACAAAATGTGCAAAGTGTTGTTCAAAGTAACATACAAAATATTCAGTCAACACAGACTATAGTGGGATCAGTTGGTGGTACATCTACTAGTCTTATAGGAAAATCAATGTCAATGGATACAAACTCAAAATTACCTGTAATGAAACCTGTAGTTCCCTGCGGTACCACTTCAACTTCAGAAACAAACAAGATAACAACGACG ATCTGCTCAGTGGGCTCTACAGTAAGGATAATTTCTCCAGGTATGTTAAGTACAGTGGAACGTCAAAATCAACCACAGGCTCAGCAACTATTACAACAGACACAACAAGTTACAAATATGCCAGCAACTTATCATGTACCACGAGGACCAGCTGCAGTTGCCAATATTTCTGCCCCAAGATCGACAGTGGCTACCCCGATTGTTAGAGCAAATACAGGACAAGCTATACCTACCACAAGATCAGG AATAAATACAGCTATTTCAAGTTCTCAGTGGCAACCTAAAACAACATCAGTGGTATATGCGCAACCACAAAGGCATCCCATACCTCCTGTTAGCCGAATTTCAAGACCACCATCAACAGTGTATGCCAGTCAACAGCCTCGTTTAATTACACCTTCAGGCCAAGGAAGATCTGTACAAGCCACAATGGTCACTGGAGTTTCTGGTACTCCGTCCAGATTAATAGCACCAGTTCTTCAAGCGAACAATAGTATTACAAGATTGCCGGTTACACAAAGCAGACCAGCTGCTCctcaaatatcaaatatatcaCAAACTACACAACCTAGCAGACCTTCAGCTCAAACTATTCAA CCTAATCAGTCAAATAGACCTCTAAGTACCACAGGTATTGTAAATCGTATAGCTGTATCAGCACCTGTAATTGGAGCTACAAATAGAGTAACTGCTTCAGCTTCAGTGTCTGTTCAGCCAACAGTTGGAAGGCAATTATCAATTAATACTGTTGCTACTCCATCAACTGGAACTGTTAGTAGAATTGTAATTCCTTCTCAACAAGTAAGTGCAAAG gtgcaacaacagcagcagcaacagcaacagcagccACAATCACAGACACAAACAATACCACGTGTTGTTCAAACAGTAACCTCTTTGTCAAGCCTTAACACAGTATCACGCGTAATTGCTACAACAGCAAGTACATCAAATACAACAAGAATATCACAGCCTACATCGACTACTGTTGCTAGAATTACTGGAATGTCTTTGCATCCTTTACCTTTAGCATCAGCAAGAGTTACATCAGCACCTGCTAAAACAGTACAGGCACAAAGCATTGGACAAACTGTGCAAATCAAACCCAATCAACAATCTGGCTTTCGGGTTTCTTCCGCCAGTAATGCAAATAATAACTCAAATTCAACGCCTTCTCAATCGACTCAAGGGCAATATTTGCATCCGCCACATACTGCAACCTACTATTCTTTTGAACCCGCAG GAACATATACCCAATACCGCCAAACTCCAGTAAGGTTACTCGTCGAACCTGGGTACGATGAACCTCACGCTAAAACAAATGCATCTCCAAGACCAAGTATACTTCGAAAGAGAGATCATGACAATTCACCTATCAAAG GTGCGGCTAAGAATTTAGTTCCTGTACTGGCATCTTTACCTCCTGTTACAACATCCAGCCCACCGTGTTCGCCGAGAGGAGATCAAGATGGTGGAGGTTGTCAAAGTTCAGGATCTACTACAGTTTCAGCAACGTCATCGCCTGGACTTGATGAGGAACCTGAACAATCCAGGATTACCATAAATCCAACAGTAGAAATGTCTCCCAGAAAAAAGCCTCGAAAACAACAACTTACCGGAGTAGAATTAACGGAATCAAGGTGTACTGAAGAAGAAATGCAGTTTATTACAGAAGAAAGGATGAAAAAAGAGtttaaagaagaaacgaaagaaaaattatcAGAAAAGAGACAAACTCCAAACACGCAATGTGATGTTATCAAATCTCCTACACAACAACCAACAGTTCCAATACGAACACGGCCTACACCTAGTTTATTAG GGCCTTCATGGAAAAATAGATGCGGCAGTAGACTTCATCATTATAGAAGACCAAGCGAGGTTAGACCTCGTGAAGAAAGACGACCTACTGTTGCAGAAATAGCCCAACAGAAACATGTATTACAGAAATTAAATGGTTGGAAAGTATATCATCTTACAGCACAAATGGAAGATATTGCTGATcttgagaaacaa GTACATGAAAAACTGAAAACAACGTTAACCATGCTTGAATCACAGCAAAATGTCAGGAATAGACAAGATGATGGTCTTGAACGTGTAAATGAATTAATTAAAGGAAATATGCAACGTAGTAGCTTAATTAGCGAAGGAATGACCGAAGCACGCACGCAGCTTATTGCTATATTTCAACATAAAGGACCTATTACAGATATCTTACAACGGTGTGGCAATAAACGGGCTCAAAAAAAACGAGATAAATGA
- the LOC126920064 gene encoding histone deacetylase complex subunit SAP130-A-like isoform X2 yields MKRKNFKNVICVRLNKLVMILLRYVFIKIIFRDIDMNTTLSSVESGGDKHLPETTVQSIAQNLTTMQSIQNVQSVVQSNIQNIQSTQTIVGSVGGTSTSLIGKSMSMDTNSKLPVMKPVVPCGTTSTSETNKITTTICSVGSTVRIISPGMLSTVERQNQPQAQQLLQQTQQVTNMPATYHVPRGPAAVANISAPRSTVATPIVRANTGQAIPTTRSGINTAISSSQWQPKTTSVVYAQPQRHPIPPVSRISRPPSTVYASQQPRLITPSGQGRSVQATMVTGVSGTPSRLIAPVLQANNSITRLPVTQSRPAAPQISNISQTTQPSRPSAQTIQPNQSNRPLSTTGIVNRIAVSAPVIGATNRVTASASVSVQPTVGRQLSINTVATPSTGTVSRIVIPSQQVQQQQQQQQQQPQSQTQTIPRVVQTVTSLSSLNTVSRVIATTASTSNTTRISQPTSTTVARITGMSLHPLPLASARVTSAPAKTVQAQSIGQTVQIKPNQQSGFRVSSASNANNNSNSTPSQSTQGQYLHPPHTATYYSFEPAGTYTQYRQTPVRLLVEPGYDEPHAKTNASPRPSILRKRDHDNSPIKGAAKNLVPVLASLPPVTTSSPPCSPRGDQDGGGCQSSGSTTVSATSSPGLDEEPEQSRITINPTVEMSPRKKPRKQQLTGVELTESRCTEEEMQFITEERMKKEFKEETKEKLSEKRQTPNTQCDVIKSPTQQPTVPIRTRPTPSLLGPSWKNRCGSRLHHYRRPSEVRPREERRPTVAEIAQQKHVLQKLNGWKVYHLTAQMEDIADLEKQVHEKLKTTLTMLESQQNVRNRQDDGLERVNELIKGNMQRSSLISEGMTEARTQLIAIFQHKGPITDILQRCGNKRAQKKRDK; encoded by the exons ATGAAACGGAAGAATTTTAAGAATGTTATATGTGTACGTTTAAATAAATTGGTAATGATCTTACTGCGTTATGTTTTTATAAAG ataatTTTTAGAGATATAGATATGAACACAACATTAAGTTCAGTCGAGAGTGGCGGTGATAAACATCTACCAGAGACAACAGTACAAAGCATAGCGCAGAATTTAACTACTATGCAAAGTATACAAAATGTGCAAAGTGTTGTTCAAAGTAACATACAAAATATTCAGTCAACACAGACTATAGTGGGATCAGTTGGTGGTACATCTACTAGTCTTATAGGAAAATCAATGTCAATGGATACAAACTCAAAATTACCTGTAATGAAACCTGTAGTTCCCTGCGGTACCACTTCAACTTCAGAAACAAACAAGATAACAACGACG ATCTGCTCAGTGGGCTCTACAGTAAGGATAATTTCTCCAGGTATGTTAAGTACAGTGGAACGTCAAAATCAACCACAGGCTCAGCAACTATTACAACAGACACAACAAGTTACAAATATGCCAGCAACTTATCATGTACCACGAGGACCAGCTGCAGTTGCCAATATTTCTGCCCCAAGATCGACAGTGGCTACCCCGATTGTTAGAGCAAATACAGGACAAGCTATACCTACCACAAGATCAGG AATAAATACAGCTATTTCAAGTTCTCAGTGGCAACCTAAAACAACATCAGTGGTATATGCGCAACCACAAAGGCATCCCATACCTCCTGTTAGCCGAATTTCAAGACCACCATCAACAGTGTATGCCAGTCAACAGCCTCGTTTAATTACACCTTCAGGCCAAGGAAGATCTGTACAAGCCACAATGGTCACTGGAGTTTCTGGTACTCCGTCCAGATTAATAGCACCAGTTCTTCAAGCGAACAATAGTATTACAAGATTGCCGGTTACACAAAGCAGACCAGCTGCTCctcaaatatcaaatatatcaCAAACTACACAACCTAGCAGACCTTCAGCTCAAACTATTCAA CCTAATCAGTCAAATAGACCTCTAAGTACCACAGGTATTGTAAATCGTATAGCTGTATCAGCACCTGTAATTGGAGCTACAAATAGAGTAACTGCTTCAGCTTCAGTGTCTGTTCAGCCAACAGTTGGAAGGCAATTATCAATTAATACTGTTGCTACTCCATCAACTGGAACTGTTAGTAGAATTGTAATTCCTTCTCAACAA gtgcaacaacagcagcagcaacagcaacagcagccACAATCACAGACACAAACAATACCACGTGTTGTTCAAACAGTAACCTCTTTGTCAAGCCTTAACACAGTATCACGCGTAATTGCTACAACAGCAAGTACATCAAATACAACAAGAATATCACAGCCTACATCGACTACTGTTGCTAGAATTACTGGAATGTCTTTGCATCCTTTACCTTTAGCATCAGCAAGAGTTACATCAGCACCTGCTAAAACAGTACAGGCACAAAGCATTGGACAAACTGTGCAAATCAAACCCAATCAACAATCTGGCTTTCGGGTTTCTTCCGCCAGTAATGCAAATAATAACTCAAATTCAACGCCTTCTCAATCGACTCAAGGGCAATATTTGCATCCGCCACATACTGCAACCTACTATTCTTTTGAACCCGCAG GAACATATACCCAATACCGCCAAACTCCAGTAAGGTTACTCGTCGAACCTGGGTACGATGAACCTCACGCTAAAACAAATGCATCTCCAAGACCAAGTATACTTCGAAAGAGAGATCATGACAATTCACCTATCAAAG GTGCGGCTAAGAATTTAGTTCCTGTACTGGCATCTTTACCTCCTGTTACAACATCCAGCCCACCGTGTTCGCCGAGAGGAGATCAAGATGGTGGAGGTTGTCAAAGTTCAGGATCTACTACAGTTTCAGCAACGTCATCGCCTGGACTTGATGAGGAACCTGAACAATCCAGGATTACCATAAATCCAACAGTAGAAATGTCTCCCAGAAAAAAGCCTCGAAAACAACAACTTACCGGAGTAGAATTAACGGAATCAAGGTGTACTGAAGAAGAAATGCAGTTTATTACAGAAGAAAGGATGAAAAAAGAGtttaaagaagaaacgaaagaaaaattatcAGAAAAGAGACAAACTCCAAACACGCAATGTGATGTTATCAAATCTCCTACACAACAACCAACAGTTCCAATACGAACACGGCCTACACCTAGTTTATTAG GGCCTTCATGGAAAAATAGATGCGGCAGTAGACTTCATCATTATAGAAGACCAAGCGAGGTTAGACCTCGTGAAGAAAGACGACCTACTGTTGCAGAAATAGCCCAACAGAAACATGTATTACAGAAATTAAATGGTTGGAAAGTATATCATCTTACAGCACAAATGGAAGATATTGCTGATcttgagaaacaa GTACATGAAAAACTGAAAACAACGTTAACCATGCTTGAATCACAGCAAAATGTCAGGAATAGACAAGATGATGGTCTTGAACGTGTAAATGAATTAATTAAAGGAAATATGCAACGTAGTAGCTTAATTAGCGAAGGAATGACCGAAGCACGCACGCAGCTTATTGCTATATTTCAACATAAAGGACCTATTACAGATATCTTACAACGGTGTGGCAATAAACGGGCTCAAAAAAAACGAGATAAATGA